Proteins encoded in a region of the Vicia villosa cultivar HV-30 ecotype Madison, WI linkage group LG5, Vvil1.0, whole genome shotgun sequence genome:
- the LOC131604418 gene encoding uncharacterized protein LOC131604418, which produces MIFLEEIEINNFQYNNSGKKSFVSLSLKDLKGVIVNCTLWESYGTKFVDFYHDEKNSGAIVIILTHAMIKESQVSNGWSGSKLLINEDIPEITEYLSKLPSNEQTEKPSQSSKGMSLWSGASQFTPVESFVHKAKCISLSELCKVKQASNVNNPYKCSCGQNVEHAIPRYRVDIYVVDGDSKFRFVFWDTDCADIIGKSADSIYKAMLEEGDDDPMIYPDDLDMLLGKKMAFRAKVQPTFGQASVWKLSYDEEFVKEIEKDYITDEGDSKSLNQNPVVDRVDESIESLSAYGENDPDKIVTNTPSKGSPVYLDAVDSELQAYGTTQLSGTKPAKKVKIESDA; this is translated from the exons ATGATATTCTTGGAGGAAATT GAAATCAACAATTTTCAATACAACAATTCTGGAAAAAAATCATTTGTTTCATTGAGTCttaaagacttgaa AGGAGTCATTGTTAACTGCACATTATGGGAGAGTTACGGAACAAAATTTGTGGACTTCTACCACGACGAAAAAAACAGTGGTGCTATTGTAATAATACTAACTCATGCAATGATAAAGGAATCACAAG TCTCAAATGGATGGAGTGGATCTAAGTTGCTTATTAACGAAGACATTCCAGAGATAACTGAGTATTTATCAAA GTTACCGTCAAATGAGCAGACTGAAAAGCCTTCGCAGTCTTCGAAGGGAATGTCTCTTTGGTCTGGTGCCTCTCAGTTCACCCCAGTCGAAAGTTTCGTTCATAAGGCCAAGTGTATTTCTCTTAGTGAACTTTGCAAGGTGAAACAG GCATCTAATGTGAACAATCCATACAAATGTTCATGTGGACAGAATGTAGAACATGCCATACCAAG GTATCGAGTTGACATATATGTAGTTGATGGTGATTCCAAATTTCGCTTTGTGTTTTGGGACACTGACTGTGCCGACATTATTGGAAAGTCTGCTGATAGTATTTATAAAGCAATGCTTGAG GAAGGTGACGACGACCCAATGATATATCCAGATGATCTTGACATGCTACTTGGTAAAAAGATGGCGTTTAGGGCTAAAGTTCAGCCAACATTTGGCCAAGCATCTGTTTGGAAACTTTCTTATGATGAAGAGTTTGTAAAGGAAATTGAGAAAGATTATATTACTGATGAA GGAGATAGCAAATCTTTAAACCAAAACCCAGTTGTTGATCGTGTTGATGAATCCATT GAGTCGTTGTCAGCATATGGAGAAAATGATCCTGATAAAATTGTGACCAATACTCCATCCAAAGGAAGTCCTGTTTATCTTGATGCTGTAGATTCTGAATTACAAGCGTATGGTACTACCCAGCTCTCAGGAACCAAGCCTGCAAAGAAAGTTAAGATTGAATCTGATGCATGA
- the LOC131604419 gene encoding uncharacterized protein LOC131604419, translating to MSERSTPVGPPDPPFGPVLEQIIMADREEENKQVQSSVGNIHTSGKGKGHSDALNMITAMRVDAQGGNKGGEVSYKNIVTGEEDNDNMSEEVGEENSDQEEGDAFDYDLEGMKVNEVNIGGYECPEFVLSKYEEKRIHRPWRRGVIVKLLGRKIGYKALETRLKQMWVRKGIINIIDLGNDYYLVAFTHEDDKHAALADGPWFIYDHYLTVKEWTPDFQPDSDTIVNVAVWIRIAGLPIEYYDPKFLHFIGDRMGRTIKVDKNTLQQERGKCARICVEVNITKTLLAMFTIKGKRYKIEYEGLHLLCLKCGKFGHYKEGCQIIAKGKEVNVYAENMKTSTGGVDGNTILTAGQKSVDGGDEPWQIVQKQRRGKKMSENRRNNTPGGFNERNAKTGT from the coding sequence ATGTCTGAACGGTCAACTCCGGTGGGGCCACCGGATCCGCCTTTTGGTCCAGTCCTGGAACAAATAATAATGGCTGACAGGGAAGAGGAAAATAAACAGGTGCAGTCGAGTGTGGGAAACATCCATACAAGTGGCAAAGGAAAGGGGCATAGTGATGCACTTAATATGATCACGGCGATGCGAGTAGACGCTCAAGGGGGGAATAAAGGAGGTGAAGTGTCATACAAAAATATTGTTACAGGAGAGGAGGATAATGATAATATGAGTGAAGAAGTTGGAGAGGAAAACTCGGATCAAGAAGAAGGTGATGCGTTCGATTACGACTTAGAGGGTATGAAGGTGAATGAAGTTAATATCGGTGGGTATGAATGTCCAGAGTTTGTTCTGTCGAAATATGAAGAGAAACGCATACATAGACCGTGGAGGAGAGGAGTTATTGTGAAACTGCTAGGGCGAAAAATTGGTTATAAAGCCTTGGAAACAAGGCTGAAACAAATGTGGGTGCGGAAGGGAATCATCAACATTATAGATCTGGGAAATGATTACTATCTGGTAGCATTTACACATGAGGATGATAAACATGCCGCTTTAGCCGATGGACCATGGTTTATTTATGATCATTATTTGACAGTGAAAGAATGGACACCAGACTTCCAGCCAGATAGTGATACAATAGTGAATGTAGCAGTCTGGATCAGAATTGCTGGACTTCCTATTGAGTACTATGATCCTAAGTTCCTTCACTTCATTGGCGATAGGATGGGAAGGACAATCAAGGTGGATAAGAATACTCTTCAACAGGAGCGTGGTAAGTGTGCTAGAATATGTGTGGAGGTGAATATAACCAAGACTCTCTTGGCTATGTTTACGATCAAAGGAAAGCGATACAAGATTGAATATGAAGGGTTGCATCTCTTATGTCTAAAGTGTGGGAAATTTGGACATTATAAGGAAGGCTGCCAAATTATTGCAAAAGGAAAAGAAGTGAATGTTTATGCTGAAAACATGAAGACGAGTACAGGAGGAGTTGATGGCAACACAATTCTAACTGCAGGACAGAAGAGCGTGGATGGAGGTGATGAGCCTTGGCAAATCGTCCAAAAGCAGCGCAGAGGAAAGAAGATGTCGGAAAACCGAAGGAACAATACTCCAGGAGGCTTTAATGAGAGAAATGCTAAGACGGGAACATGA